The DNA sequence GGCTTTAATAAATGTGGTTTTACCGGCTCCCATTGCTCCGTAAAAGGCAAATATTCGATCGTTTGGAAAATTATTCAGCAACATTCGGGCAGTTTCCTGAAGTGCTGATAAATCTGAAAGTTGAGTCTGAAACATCGGAATCTAAATTAATAGCGCAAATTAATAAAACTTCAGAGAATATGCATAACACTGACTTTTGTTAAAGGTTTGAATAAAAAAATTGTATTACTTTTGATTCAGGATAAACCGAAAAAAATTATCATATGAACAATCCGGAAAATTTAAAGTACACCAGCGAGCACGAATGGATTAGTGTGGAAGGTGATGTTGCATTGGTTGGAATTACCTCATTCGCTCAAGGCGAATTGGGTGACATTGTTTTCGTCGAAATTGAAACTGAAGGTGAAACTTTGGCAAAAGGAGAAACTTTTGGAACTATTGAAGCTGTGAAAACAGTATCAGATTTGTTTATGCCTGTAGGTGGCGAAGTGATTGAATTCAATCCGGCTCTTGAAGCTTCTCCTGAACTCGTAAACAAAGATCCATACGGACAGGGCTGGTTAATTAAAATAGCCATTTCGAACCAGGACGAACTTGGAGACTTACTAAGCGCCGCCGAATATCAAGCGATGCTCGAAGCTTAAAAAAACATATGGCTGTCCACAAATGACAGCCTATTTCCTATTTTTATTCCGGATCAGACTAGTGATCTAAGAAAAAAAAGCCTGCTTTGTACAAAGCAGGCTTTTTGATTTATGAGAAAATGTTGGTTGCTGAACTAAAGCGTCTTTGCAACTTCTGTTAAAGTAAAGGCTTCAATAAAGTCGCCCGCTTTCACATTGTTGTAATTGTCAATATTCAAGCCGCATTCATAACCTTTGTTGACTTCTTTTACATCATCTTTGAATCGTTTGAGCGATCCTAAAGTTCCGGTATAGATTACAATTCCATCGCGAATAACACGAACCTTATCTTTCCGGATAATTTTCCCGTCGCGAACGATACATCCGGCAATGGTACCAACTTTCGTGATATCGAAGGCTTCCATAACTTCAGCCGTTCCGGTAATTTCTTCCCTGATTTCAGGAGAAAGCATACCTTCCATCGCTGCTTTTATTTCGTTGATTGCATCGTAAATAATTGAATACAAACGGATATCTATTTGTTCCTTTTCAGCAATTTTACGGGCACTTACTGAAGGACGTACCTGGAATCCAACAATGATTGCATTCGAAGCGGTTGCAAGCATAATATCCGATTCGGAAATTGCACCAACTGCTTTATGGATCACATTCACCTGAATTTCTTCAGTCGACAGTTTAATCAACGAATCAGAAAGTGCTTCGATTGATCCATCCACGTCACCCTTCACAATCAGGTTCAATTCCTGGAAGTTGCCAATCGCAATACGACGGCCAATTTCATCAAGAGTAATGTGTTTCTGAGTACGCAATCCCTGTTCGCGGGCAAGCTGTTCGCGTTTGTTGGCAATGTTACGTGCATCACGCTCATTCTCCATTACATTGAATTTATCACCTGCCTGTGGGGCACCGTCAAGTCCAAGAATAATTACCGGTTCACCAGGAAGTGCAACAGTAACTTTTTGGTTTCGTTCGTTGAACATGGCTTTAACGTGACCATAGTATTGACCAGCCAATAACACATCTCCTACTCTTAATGATCCGTTTAGTACGAGCACTGTAGCTACATATCCACGACCTTTATCAAGGGTTGACTCAATTACGGTTCCGGTTGCACGTTTATTAGGATTACCTTTCAATTCGAGCATTTCGGCTTCGAGCAATACCTTTTCAAGCAACAAATCAACATTTAATCCACTTTTTGCTGATATGTCCTGACTCTGGTATTTTCCACCCCAGTCTTCAACAAGGAAATTCATCCCCGCTAATTTTTCTTTTATCTTTTCAGGATTTGCACCCGGCTTGTCGATTTTGTTAATTGCAAAGATAATTGGAACATTTGCAGCCTGAGCATGGTTGATTGCTTCAACGGTCTGTGGCATGATGTTATCATCGGCAGCCACAATAATAATTGCAATATCAGTTACCTGAGCACCACGTGCACGCATCGCTGTAAAGGCTTCGTGACCTGGTGTATCGAGGAAGGTGATTTTGCGTCCGTCCTTTAGTTTAACATTGTATGCGCCAATATGCTGCGTAATACCTCCGGCTTCACCGGCAATTACATTGGTACTCCGAATATGGTCAAGCAACGAAGTTTTACCGTGGTCAACATGACCCATTACGGTAACAATTGGAGCTCTTGGCAACAACTGTTCTTCGGTATCAGGTTCTTCTTCAATTGCAACCTGAATTTCGGCACTTACAAATTCTACTTTAAAGCCAAATTCATCAGCCACAACAGCCATTGTTTCAGCATCCAAACGCTGATTGATTGACACGAACAGCCCAAGACTCATACAAGTTGAGATTACACTGGTAACCGATGTATCCATCATGGTAGCCAACTCGTTAACTGAAACGAATTCGGTAACTTTCAGAACATTCAGATTCTCAGTGTCGCGCTCGGCCTGGGCTGCCATTTTATCGCTAACCATCTGACGTTTATCTTTCCGGTATTTCGATCCCTTTGATTTAGTACCTTTAGTCGTCAGGCGAGCCAGTGTATCTTTAATTTGCTTTTGTACATCTTCTTCACTAACTTCCTTTTTAAGAAGTGTGCGTTTCTTCAATCCGGGCTTATCTCCGGCAGGTCTTGGAGCTCCTCCAATATTTTTGGTGACCACCAATTTTTTCCGTTCGCCGGCAACAACTGGTTTATCGGCAACATTCACTCTTTGTTGCTGATTTCCAGGAATATCTTTTGAAATACGTTTTCTTTTTTTCTTGCGATTGGCCTGCGCCGCTGCATCATTGGACGGCCCTGCTGGTCTTTTATCTGAAGGTAGCTCAATCTTGCCCACTACTGTTGGACCCGATAAACGTTCGGCTCTGGCTTTAATGACAGTTGGCCCAACACGTTCAGGACGATCTGTGGCTGGAGTTCCCTGCTGAACAGCTTCGCTTTCTGATGGTTTTTGAACATCACGGCGAACACGTTCGCGATCTTTGCGTTCATCCTCCTTCTGTTTTTTGCTCTTCTTTGCCGGTCTGGTCTTTTGATTCAACAAATCCAGATCGATCCGACCAACCACCTTAACATCTTCAACTGTTGGAACATTGGTTGTTACATGGTCAGAACTAAAACGGTCATCTTCTGCTTCTACACGAACAGGTTCTGCCTTAACTTCAGGTATAATAACTGGTTCGGGCTTGTGCTCTTTCGTTGGTTTAGTTGCCTTAACTTCAGAAACAACGACAGGTATTTCCTGAACAGGCGGAGTTTCAACTACCGGTTTTTGATGTATAGGTTTTGTTTTTTCAACAGGTGGAGCTGGTGGAACAACAGGAACTACCGGTTCTTCTTTTTTCTTTGGCCCACTAAGGTTTTCAAGATCAATCTTGCCAACAACTTTTGGTGATTCAATTTCCTGACGTTTGGTAGTGATTAGTTCTTCCTTATGCTCAGGCCTAATTGGTTTGGCCTCGACATGCGGAACAGCCTCAACCTTTTTCGGGTTATGATCTTTAATGATTACTTCGTCATCCTCATAATCATCTACAACATGTTTGTTACCCGAATCTTTCACATCGTCTAGTGAGATTGATTCATGAGCGCCACGATGACTTTTCAGATTAATTTTCTCTGACTCTTTTTTAAGACTGATGTCACCCTTATATTCTTTTTCAAGAAGATGGAATGCATCATCTGTAATCTTGTTGTTTGGATTTGTATCAATATCAAATCCCTTCTTGTGCAGGAAATCAACGATGGTTGAAATACCAACATTAAAGTCGCGCGCTACCTTACTTAGTCGTTTTATACTACTACCTATAACCATAAACCCACTCAGTTAAATAAACCTCAAAATAGTTTCTAAGGAATTAACGATGATGCAATTTTACATTCAAAATCTAAAATGCCCTAATTTTCAAGCAAAAATTTGAATAAACTTTCGCCTATTCAAATTCATTTTTAAGTATTCGAAGAACCTCGTCGATCGTTTCCTCTTCGAGGTCGGTTCTTTTGATCAGTTCTGACCGGGTAAGCGTTAATACGTTTTTAGCCGTATCGCAACCGATTGATTTCAGTTGATCAATTACCCAGCTTTCAATTTCATCGGAAAATTCATCCAGATTTACGTCTTCATCGTCCTGAGCCACTTCGCGGTAAACATCAATTTCGTAGCCGGTAAGCTGGCTGGCCAATCTGATGTTCAACCCACCTTTCCCGATAGCCATCGAAACCTCATCGGGTTTCAGGTAAACATCGGCTCTTTTGGTGTCTTCGTGTAACTTAATGGATGATACTTTGGCTGGATTCAATGCTCGTTGAATAAACAACTGATTGTTAGCCGAGAAATTTATTACATCAATATTTTCGTTACGCAATTCACGGACGATGCCATGAATACGCGATCCCTTCATTCCAACGCAGGCTCCAACCGGATCAATGCGTTCGTCATATGATTCAACAGCAACTTTAGCGCGTTCGCCCGGAACCCTTACAATCTTTTTAATGGTAATTAAACCATCAAAAATTTCAGGCACTTCCAATTCGAAAAGGCGTTCGAGGAAAACAGGAGAAGTACGCGAAAGTATAATCAACGGATTGTTGTTCCGTAATTCAACTTTAAAAACGACTGCACGCAGGTTATCTCCTTTTCTGAAATAATCAGAAGGAATCTGCTCGGTTCTTGGAAGAATCAGTTCATTGCCTTCGTCATCCAAAATTAGGATTTCTTTTTTCCAAACCTGATAAACTTCACCGGCAACGATGTCACCGATTTTGTTCTTGTATTTGTTGTAAATATGGTCTTTTTCAAGCTCCATAATTCGACTGGCAAGGTTTTGACGCAAGTTCAAAATGGCCCTGCGACCAAAATGTGCAAGCTTAACCTCGTCGGTTACTTCTTCTCCAATGTCGTAATCAGCGTCAATTTTTTTGGCTTCTTTCAAAGTGATCTGCCTGTTTGGATCTTCAAAATCCTCGTCAGCAACTACTTCCCTATTGCGCCAAATCTCAAAGTCACCTTTATCGATGTTAATAATCACATCGAAGTTTTCATCTGTGCCATAGGTCTTTTGAAGAACATTTTTAAATACATCTTCCAATACGCTCATCATTGTGGCGCGGTCGATGTTTTTAAGTTCCTTAAATTCGGCAAAGGTGTCGATAAGATTAAGAGTCTCCATCTCGTCCCGGTTTTAGAATTTTAATACTTTTTTTGTTTCTTTTATCTCCAGATATCCAAGTGTATGAACCCGTGTTACAAGTTCCTTCTTTTTTGATCCTTCTGATTTTTCTTTTGTTGTCACCTCCAGATCAATTCCCTGATCGTCGGCTTTTAATAGTATCCCAGTCAATTTTAATCCACTGGTCAGCAGCACATCAACTTCTGTATTTATATTTTTCTTATACTGACGAACCAAACTGAAAGGTTCGCTCAATCCGGCAGAAAAAACCGACAATTCGAAATCTTCCACCTCACGATCAAGGTTGCTTTCAACAAAACGGCTGATTTCGACAATTTGATTGATCGAAATGCCTGTGTCGCTATCAACCATGATATCAATGACGTTGCTTAACGAAACTGTTACATCAACCAAGAACTGGTCATCTGTAAGCTTTTCATTTACAAGTTCTGCTATTTTAACTTTGTCGATCATATTTTTGTAATAAAATAGGGGACTTTCGATCCCCTACGCTCTGGTTTCCCCAAATTGTCGCGACAAAAATAGTAATTTTAATTAAATTGTCAAAATCAATTCATTAAGCTTTCTGATTATCAGCAAAAAATAAAGACTATTGCCCTCTTTACGAACACATTTATACATGAACTTTCAATTTTTAGTATGTTTGTATATGAAAATACACATGCAATACATTGAAAACAAATAAGAAGAAAATAATCAACGATCCGGTTTTTGGCTTTATCAACATCCGCTCCGAACTCGTCTTCGATTTAATTGAACACCCCTATTTTCAAAGGCTACGCCGTATTAAACAATTAGGATTATCATGTATGGTGTACCCGGGTGCCAATCACACCCGGTTTGAACATGCTCTTGGGGCAGTTCATCTGATGCGCTCAGCAATTGGGATCCTGAAATTAAAAGGACAGGAAATTAGCGAAGAAGAAGCCGATGCAGTAACCGTTGCTATTCTTTTGCACGACATTGGCCATGGGCCATTTTCGCATGTACTCGAAAGTACAATTGTGCAAGGCGTACCACACGAACGCATTTCGTTGCTTTTGATGGAGGAACTGAACCGGCAATTCGATGGGAAATTGGACCTTGCCATCCAAATTTTTACCGACAATTACCCCCGACATTTCCTTCACCAACTGGTATCCAGTCAATTGGATATGGATCGGCTCGACTATTTGAGCCGCGACAGTTTCTTTTCAGGTGTATCTGAAGGAGTAATCAGTTCGGAGCGCATTATTAAGATGCTGAACGTAAAAAACGATGAACTGGCAATTGAGTATAAAGGAATTTATTCGGTTGAAAATTTCCTGATAGCCCGACGACTGATGTACTGGCAGGTTTATTTACACAAAACTGTTCTTTCGGCCGAATACCTTTTTATTAATGTACTCGCACGTGCCCGTGAATTGGCCTTGCAAGAAATTGACCTATTTGCAACTCCGGTATTTAAAGCATTTCTGACCTACAAAATAACTCTCGACGACTTTACTTTTAATCGGCTGATTGACGGTCGTCCGGCATTAGACCTATTTGCCAACCTGGATGACAACGATATTATTGCCTCCATTAAAGAATGGCAAAACCATCCGGATGCCATATTATCCTATCTTTCTCACTGCATCATCAACAGGCGCTTTTACAAAATAAAGATCAGTAAAAAACCTATTCCTGAGCAGAAAATATCTTTGCTTAAAGAAAAAATATGCGCACATTTTGATGTCTGCGATGAGTTCGTTCACTATTTTCTTATTGCCGATACCATCTCAAACAGCGCGTACAATCAGTCTTCCAGTGAAAAAATTAATGTTTTATTCAAAAATAACAAGATAAGCGATATTGCAGATGCTTCGGATATAAACCTCTCTGCTTTTTCTGAAACGGTGAGGAAATATTTCATCTGTTATCCGAAAGAATTGGACATTAAGTAATTTAAACTATTTTTGCACGGCAAATCGAAAACGAATATGGAATTCAAAGCTCAAAGCATAGCTGATTTTCTGGGAGGTACAATAGAAGGAGACACCAATGCTACAGTTACTGACGTAGCAAAAATTGAAGAAGGAAGACCCGGAACATTAGCATTTTTATCCAATCCGAAATACAATAAATACCTATACGAAACAGAGGCTACAATCGTAATTGTAAATCAGGATTTTGAACCTGAGGCTGAAGTTAAACCTACCCTAATCCGGGTTCCAGACGCTTACAAAGCTTTCGCTTCGCTTCTCGAATTGTATCAGCAGGCTAAAGGCAACAAAACCGGCATTGAAAACCCTTCATTTATTGATGCTTCTGCAAAAGTGGGTAACGACGTTTATGTTGGTGCATTTGCATACATTGGCAAGAATGTCCGCATCGGAAATCACGTAAAAATTTACCCTCAGGTGTATATTGGCGACAACACCATTGTTGGTGACGACAGCATTTTATATGCAGGAGTAAAAATCTACGAAGACACCAAAATAGGTGAAGCCTGTATCATTCATGCCGGTGCAGTAATCGGAGCTGATGGTTTTGGCTTTGCTCCTCTCGAAGATGGAACTTACCAGAAGATTCCACAGGTTGGAAACGTTATTCTGGAAGATTACGTGGAGATTGGCGCCAATACTACGATTGATTGTGCAACAATGGGATCGACAATCATCCGAAAAGGAACAAAGATAGACAACCTGGTACAAATTGCCCATAATGTTGAAGTTGGAGAAAACACGGTAATGGCTTCGCAAACGGGTATTGCCGGATCAACAAAGGTTGGTAAAAATTGCCAGTTCGGCGGACAGGTGGGAGTTGCAGGTCACATAACGATAGGCGATCATGTCAGTTTGGGAGCCATGTCGGGGGTGGCCAACAGTATCAAATCAAACCGGACAGTTTTAGGAGCACCCGCTATGGATATTGCTCAGGCTGCAAAAGTTTTTGCCATTTTCCGGAATTTGCCCCAACTTAGGGAACAACTTATCGACCTGGGAAGACAAGTTGCACAAATTAAAACCAAGCTTGAAGAATAATTGAAATCAGGAATGACAATAAAACAAAAAACATTAGCGAAAGAATTTTCGATTAGCGGAAAGGGACTGCACACCAATTGTTTGGTGAACATGACTTTTAAACCCGCGCCAATCAATCACGGATTTAAATTTCAGCGTATCGATCTTGAAGATAAACCAATTATACCAGCAAGTGCCGAATACGTAGTTGACACCTCAAGAGGTACGGTGCTTGGCATCGGGAATGCCCGTATAAGCACACTCGAACACAGTCTGGCCGCTTTAACCGGAATGGATCTGGACAATGTATTGATTGAAATTGACAACGAAGAAGTTCCGATTTTGGATGGAAGTTCACGTTTTTTTGTTCAGGCCATTGAAAAAACCGGAATAGTTGAACAGGATGCCGAACGTGAATACTTTGTTGTTACTGAACGGATTGTTTACAAAAATGAAAAAACCGGATCGGAGATCATTGCCGTACCCGATTCAGAATATAATCTCAATATCTTAATATCGTTCAATTCAACGGTACTGAACAACCAGTTTGCAGTTTTAAATTCGCTTTCCGATTTTAAGACTGAGGTAGCCAATTGCCGTACTTTTGTATTTCTGCACGAACTCGAATTTTTGCTTCAAAACAACCTGGTAAAGGGTGGCGATCTGGACAATGCCATTGTAATTATGGACCGTCCGATTTCGCAGGAAGAACTTGACCGCATTGCCCTCATGTTTAATCACGAACGTGTTGAAGTAAAAGAGCAGGGAATACTGAATAACGTTGAATTGCAATACGATAATGAATGTGCCCGCCATAAACTTTTGGATGTAATTGGTGATTTAACCCTCGCCGGAAAGCGAATCAAAGGACGTATCATTGCAACCAAGCCAGGGCATAGCGCAAATACCGAATTTGCAAAAGTAATTATGAAAGCCATCCGGAAGGAAGATTCAAGGGAAAAGGCTCCCGTTTACAACGCCAGTACTCCGGTATTGATGGATGTAAATAAAATAAAAGAACTACTTCCACACCGTTACCCCTTCTTATTGGTCGATAAGGTTATTGACATTCAGGATAACTACCTTGTAGGTGTAAAAAATGTAACTGCCAACGAACCATTTTTTCAGGGACATTTTCCTGAAGAACCTGTTATGCCCGGAGTTTTACTTGTTGAAGCGATGGCTCAGGCTGGAGGAATATTTGTACTTCGAAACCTTGCTGGAAAATACTCTACTTATTTCATGAAAATTGACAACGTCAAATTCAGGAGAAAAGTAGTTCCCGGAGATACTCTGGTTTTCAAGGTTATCCTTTCATCGCCTATTCGTCGTGGAATCGCAGAAATGCGTGGATTATGCTACGTGGGCGATACCATTGTTGCCGAAGGTGATTATATGGCTCAGATAATAAAAATACAGTAATTAGAAACAGAAAATAGTACAGAAATGAAACAACCATTAGCTTACGTGCACCCCGAAGCAAATATTGCTGAAAACGTAGTTATTGAACCTTTTGTGTCGATCGACAAAGACGTGATCATTGGTGAAGGCACCCGGATCGGATCGAGTGTTACCATCATGCCCGGCGTTCGTATTGGCAAAAACTGCCGCATTTTCCCTGGAGCAGTCATTGGAGCTGCACCTCAGGATTTAAAATTCAGAGGCGAATATTCTACAGTGGAAATTGGTGACAACACTACCATTCGCGAATTTGTAACTATAAACAGAGGCACCGTAGCTAAAGGCAAAACCGTAGTTGGCAACAATTGTCTTTTGATGGCTTATGTACACGTTGCACACGATTGTGTTGTTGGAAACGACGTTATTTTGGTAAACAACACACAATTGGCCGGCGAAGTTGTTATTGACGACTATGCCATTTTAGGTGGGATGACCGCGGTACATCAGTTTGTGCATGTTGGTTCGCACGTGATGGTTTCAGGTGGTTCGCTGGTTCGTAAAGATATTCCTCCATTCATTAAAGCTGGCCGCGAGCCGCTTTCGTATGTAGGTATCAACTCCATCGGATTGCGTCGTCGTAATTTCAGCAACGAAAAAATCCGCGAGGTACAGGAAATTTACCGCTACATTTACCAAAAAGGTTTGAATATCTCTCAGGCTGTAGAGATTATTGAAGCCGAAATGCCTGCTTCGACCGAGCGCGACGAAGTTTTGCTGTTTATTAAAGACTCGAAACGAGGAATTATTCGTGGTTATCTGCCCGATTAATTTCTACTGAAAATAATACTGCTGAAAAGCCCTGAATCATTTGGTTCAGGGCTTTTTTATGTCTTGATATTTCTGAAATGAAAATTACGAAGCTCCAAAGCACTGGGACTGTATACACAAAATTGTTGACCGATTATAAAAAAGATTGCCGGAAAATGAGCCTAATAACATGAAATTGAAATACTGATAATCAACGATAATCGCAGGAAACGCTATATATTTGGGGTTATACAATTGACTTAATTCCAGGAAATACAGCTATCGCTCAGAGTTTTGATTTAGATGTAATAGCAAAAAAGCAGAACCGAAATTATTTATAGTATTTATCCACAAACATAAATTTCACAAAATATTGATTGGACAAAATGAAAGAGAATGTTAAAAAGGACAAGTTCACTTATGTATTATTTGCAGTCTATTTGATTGCATTATTTTGGATTTTACTGTTTAAATTAAGTGTTCATTTTTCGTACATGGGAAATACGAGGAATGTAAACCTAATTCCATTCAATGAGCTTTTCATCCAAAATGGTAAAATTGATTGGAGTGAAATGATTATGAATGTATTGATTTTTATACCATTGGGGATATATGCAGGAATTTTGTTTAAACGATGGATTATTGGGAGAATATTATCCTTGTTTTTCTTAATTAGCTTAATCATTGAAGTATTCCAATTTATTTTTGCACTTGGGGCTTTTGATATTACGGATATAATTAATAATACTTTAGTCGGAATAATTGGATTGATGACATATCTGGGAATTGAAAAAGCATTTAAAAATAGTGTTAAGGCACAAAAATTCATAAACGTAGTTGCAACGATAGGAACTGTCTTGATGATTGTATTGCTTTCGTTACTAAAAATGGGCAAACTATGGATAAGATACCAGTAGTCAACTATAAATATTAATGATTATCCGGAGTTCTGCCTAAAGCACATAAATTACCTGAGAACAAAAAAATATATCGGTGCTCTGCACCTCATGATTCAACAATAATCACATTTCTACAAATATCCCGGGATGCTGCCCCTTGAGTCTTATCAAATAGGGTGCAGAGCACCAAATCTTTGTAGAATAAGGTAGAAAAGAAACAAAATAGGTTCAGAGCACCGACATATACTTTCCTTAAATCATGGGTAGGCAACAAAACTGATATTCATTAAATATTATTCTGAATGTAGAGTGGTTAAAACAAGTTATAATATAAAGCTTTCCGACTGACAGAAAATTAGTTACTTTATATGACTGAATGATCATTAATCGAAATTGGTCATGATAAATTATTTTGAAAAACAATTTGAGCTTCGCTATTTCGAAATGAATAAATTCGGAGAGGCTTCATCGACTGCTATCTTAACTTTACTCGAAGAAACGGCTGCCGATCATTGTTATGCCATCAATCACAGCTTGTTCGATCTTGAAAAGCAAAATATTGGATGGGTATTGCTTTCGGGTATTATGGAAATGGATTACTATCCGGCTTACAAAGAAAAGATTGTAATCCGGACATGGTTGTCGAAATATTCGACGATTAAAGGGTTTCGAGAAAATATCATATACAACGAACAAGGACGCATTATCGGAAGAGCGAAAGGCCTTTGGGTTTTCTTCGATATCGACCGCAGAAGACCCATTCAAATTCCGGATGCCATTAAAGATAAATGGTTGTACTTTAACGAAGAATCTATCAATCACGACATCACGAAGAAAATCGACATTATTGATTCGTCAGACCATATAAAGGAATTTAAAATTAACCGGTTTGATGTTGATACGAATCTGCACGTAAACAACATCCGGTATTTGCAATGGCTCATTGAGTCAATTCCTGAAGACATTATCGATAATTTTTATTTACACTCCATCGACGGGAGATTTATTGCCGAAGCTCAATTGGGCGACACCATCATGTCATTTACCGAAAGGGATGACAATCTCAATTCCTTTATTCATAACATTAAAACCCAGGAGAACAATACCGTTTGTGCCTCTGCCCGAACCGTTTGGAAATCAAGATAAAAATAAAGGGCAAATCCTGATTTTACAATCGGGAAATGCCCTTTTACTCCACAAACAAAATCGCTTCTTTAACCTCTTTATCTTAAACCTTCGACTAAATCCAAGTCAAAAGCTTGTATCTGGATTTTTTGAATAATGTTAGGCTGAACGCTCAGCCTAACAACACAAACTATTTTTTCAATCCTTCTGCCGGATATCTGAACGTATAATTTCCTGATCCAACATTCATGGAAATACCTTTATCGGTTTGTTTCAAACTTCCTTTAATTGAAGCTGTCATCGCTTGAGCATTTACCGTTAACTGATCGGCTTTTGCTGAAGGTAAAGTAACCGTTGCTGTTGTATTCGCAGGTACAGTAACCTCGTAAACAAAGTCATTTCCATCAATTTTCCATGCCGATTTTACTTTTCCGTACAGTGAATTAAACTCAACTCCTGCATTGGTTAATCCACCACCCGGATGCGGTGCCAGCAAAATGTGCTTGTAGCCAGGATTTTCGGGGTCGATATCCATACCGGCAACGTAGCGGTACAGCCATTCGCCAATCGCTCCGTAAGCATAATGGTTAAAACTGTTCATGCCCACATCCTGGAACGATCCGTCAGGTTTCTGTCCGTCCCAACGTTCCCAGATGGTGGTTGCACCCTGAGTAACCGGATATAGCCACGAGGGGTAATCCTTTCGGTTTAGGAGCATAAAGGCTAAATCATCGTATCCATGCGCCGACAATGTTTTGCAAAGCAATGGCGTTCCAACAAAACCGGTAGTCAAATGACCCATTTTCTTTACATCGTCAGCCAGATATTTGGCTGCTTTTGGTATCAAATCTTCAGGCAAAAGATCGAATGCCAATGCCAGGGAATAAGCCGTTTGCGTATTCGAAACCAAACGCCCGGCTGGCGTCACAAATTCTTTCTGAAATGCTTTCTTGATGTTTTCAGATAGTTGAGCATATTTTTTGGC is a window from the Aquipluma nitroreducens genome containing:
- the lpxD gene encoding UDP-3-O-(3-hydroxymyristoyl)glucosamine N-acyltransferase: MEFKAQSIADFLGGTIEGDTNATVTDVAKIEEGRPGTLAFLSNPKYNKYLYETEATIVIVNQDFEPEAEVKPTLIRVPDAYKAFASLLELYQQAKGNKTGIENPSFIDASAKVGNDVYVGAFAYIGKNVRIGNHVKIYPQVYIGDNTIVGDDSILYAGVKIYEDTKIGEACIIHAGAVIGADGFGFAPLEDGTYQKIPQVGNVILEDYVEIGANTTIDCATMGSTIIRKGTKIDNLVQIAHNVEVGENTVMASQTGIAGSTKVGKNCQFGGQVGVAGHITIGDHVSLGAMSGVANSIKSNRTVLGAPAMDIAQAAKVFAIFRNLPQLREQLIDLGRQVAQIKTKLEE
- a CDS encoding bifunctional UDP-3-O-[3-hydroxymyristoyl] N-acetylglucosamine deacetylase/3-hydroxyacyl-ACP dehydratase, with amino-acid sequence MTIKQKTLAKEFSISGKGLHTNCLVNMTFKPAPINHGFKFQRIDLEDKPIIPASAEYVVDTSRGTVLGIGNARISTLEHSLAALTGMDLDNVLIEIDNEEVPILDGSSRFFVQAIEKTGIVEQDAEREYFVVTERIVYKNEKTGSEIIAVPDSEYNLNILISFNSTVLNNQFAVLNSLSDFKTEVANCRTFVFLHELEFLLQNNLVKGGDLDNAIVIMDRPISQEELDRIALMFNHERVEVKEQGILNNVELQYDNECARHKLLDVIGDLTLAGKRIKGRIIATKPGHSANTEFAKVIMKAIRKEDSREKAPVYNASTPVLMDVNKIKELLPHRYPFLLVDKVIDIQDNYLVGVKNVTANEPFFQGHFPEEPVMPGVLLVEAMAQAGGIFVLRNLAGKYSTYFMKIDNVKFRRKVVPGDTLVFKVILSSPIRRGIAEMRGLCYVGDTIVAEGDYMAQIIKIQ
- the lpxA gene encoding acyl-ACP--UDP-N-acetylglucosamine O-acyltransferase, whose translation is MKQPLAYVHPEANIAENVVIEPFVSIDKDVIIGEGTRIGSSVTIMPGVRIGKNCRIFPGAVIGAAPQDLKFRGEYSTVEIGDNTTIREFVTINRGTVAKGKTVVGNNCLLMAYVHVAHDCVVGNDVILVNNTQLAGEVVIDDYAILGGMTAVHQFVHVGSHVMVSGGSLVRKDIPPFIKAGREPLSYVGINSIGLRRRNFSNEKIREVQEIYRYIYQKGLNISQAVEIIEAEMPASTERDEVLLFIKDSKRGIIRGYLPD
- a CDS encoding VanZ family protein; its protein translation is MKENVKKDKFTYVLFAVYLIALFWILLFKLSVHFSYMGNTRNVNLIPFNELFIQNGKIDWSEMIMNVLIFIPLGIYAGILFKRWIIGRILSLFFLISLIIEVFQFIFALGAFDITDIINNTLVGIIGLMTYLGIEKAFKNSVKAQKFINVVATIGTVLMIVLLSLLKMGKLWIRYQ
- a CDS encoding acyl-[acyl-carrier-protein] thioesterase, with amino-acid sequence MINYFEKQFELRYFEMNKFGEASSTAILTLLEETAADHCYAINHSLFDLEKQNIGWVLLSGIMEMDYYPAYKEKIVIRTWLSKYSTIKGFRENIIYNEQGRIIGRAKGLWVFFDIDRRRPIQIPDAIKDKWLYFNEESINHDITKKIDIIDSSDHIKEFKINRFDVDTNLHVNNIRYLQWLIESIPEDIIDNFYLHSIDGRFIAEAQLGDTIMSFTERDDNLNSFIHNIKTQENNTVCASARTVWKSR